Within Corallococcus exiguus, the genomic segment CGACAGCGCGGCGGCGGTGGAGCAGATGGGCTACGCGGACAAGATGAGCCACGTGTCCACGGGTGGTGGCGCGTCGCTGGAGTTCCTGGAGGGCCAGCCGCTGCCTGGCATCAAGGCGCTGGAGACGAAGTAGGGCACCCACGCGGTACGCACCGGGGGAGACACCTCGATGGCTCGTCGGAAGATCGTCGCTGGCAACTGGAAGATGAACAAGACGGTGCCGGAAGCGCTCGCGCTGGTGCGGGAGCTTCGCGGCGCGGTGGCGGCAATGGGCGACAAGGTGGAGGTGGCCATCGCGCCCCCGTTCGTCGCGTTGCAGCCCCTGCACGTCGCGCTGGAGGGGGCCCCCCTGCAGCTGGCGGCGCAGAACTGTCACTGGGAGTCCTCGGGCGCCTTCACGGGTGAAATCAGCGCGCCGATGCTGGCGGAGCTGGGGTGTGCCTACGTCATCGTGGGGCACTCGGAGCGCCGGCAGTTCTTCGGTGAGACGGACGCCACGGTGAACAAACGGGCGAAGGCGGTGAAGGCCGCCGGGATGACGCCCATCGTCTGCGTGGGCGAG encodes:
- the tpiA gene encoding triose-phosphate isomerase; this translates as MARRKIVAGNWKMNKTVPEALALVRELRGAVAAMGDKVEVAIAPPFVALQPLHVALEGAPLQLAAQNCHWESSGAFTGEISAPMLAELGCAYVIVGHSERRQFFGETDATVNKRAKAVKAAGMTPIVCVGETLAERESNQTLTVVERQVRGALEGFSGADVATFVMAYEPVWAIGTGRTATTAQAQEVHAAIRGLLTRMYDEGTAERVRIQYGGSVKPDNAAELLGQPDVDGALVGGASLKAADFVAIVKAAG